The window TGACCACGGTCGAGGTGTCGGTCACCCGTCCCGCGTCGCGGCAGGAGGCCGCTGGGCAACGCTGGTTGGCGTGCCTGGCCGCGGCCCGCGGCCCGACCCTCCCCGGACAGGAGCCGGCACCCTACGACGGGACGCTGCGGGACGCGATCGCCACCGGCGCTGCGCGGGACCGCATCGGTGCGTGCGCCACCGCGCCCGACCTCGACACGGCCTACCCGGCGGCGGCCTGCAGCCGCCCGCACACCGTGCAACTGCTGGCCACCACCCGCGACCTGCCGGCCGGCACCCCGATCGCGACGGTGTCCGACGGCTGCCGCTGGACCGCCGAGCGGCTGACCGGTCTGCCCGACGTCACCGCGGCCGGCGCCCTGACCGTCCGCGTCGTGGTCAGCGTCGACGGCCGCACCGTGACCGGTGACGTCCTACCGGCGGACGCGGCGGTGGCGTGCGGCCTGGGCACCGTGGGTGGCCGCACGCTCGGCGGCGGACTGGTCGGCCTGGGCGCCGCGCCGCTGCCGTGGATCTGACCGGTCGGGACACCCGGCGTCGGGACGTCTCGGACACCGGGGGCCGGTGTCAACCCGTCGGAGTCCGCAGCCGTACCCGGAACAGCGGCCGCACGTCCTGCAGTGAGGCGGGCGGGTCGACGTCGGACCGGACGAGGACGCCGTCGAAGGCGACCGGGCGCTGGTGGTGCAGACCGTGCTCGGCGGTCCTGGCCCAGCGGTAGTCCCCGGTGACGGTGCCCACCAGCAGCCGGGCCCGGTGCTCGACGAAGACGGCGACCCGGTCGCCGGTCCGGATCTCGTTGACGAAGCGGGCCAGCGCGACCAGCGGCTTGGTCCGGCGCCGGGTGAGACCCAGGGCGGCCTGCAGGTCCTCGATCTCGTGACCGGTGGCGTCGCCGGTCATCCCCGACTCGGTGCCGAGCGCGATCATGCCCTGCTCCAGGCAGGTGCCGAGCCGGGCGGAGGATTCCGCCGGCACGACCCACAGGGTGTCCCCGGTCCGCACCGGCGCCGGCGGCGGCGCCGGATCCGGCCCGGGCCAGTGGTAGTCGAGGTCCGTCGGGGTGCCGCGGAACCGTGCGCCGTAGAACGCCGGATCCTTGGCCAGCAGCTTGCTGCGGTGGGACAGGTGCAGCTGCGGGTCCCCCAGCCAGGACGGCAGCTGCCCGCGTGCGGCGAGGTCGTCCTGGTCGAGACCGGCGACGTCGGGCGCGAACTCGGCCATCTGGTCGTAGGTGGTGTCGGCGTGGCCGAGCCGGGTCCAGGCGCGGGCGCAGATCAGCCCGTACAGCACCAGGGCGGGGACGTGGTGGCGCCACATGACGACGGCGGGGTGGTTGGCCCAGCCGTACTCGG is drawn from Nakamurella deserti and contains these coding sequences:
- a CDS encoding MSMEG_6728 family protein; the protein is MQTFLPYPDFEESAASLDAPRLGKQRVETLQILRALELPEYGWANHPAVVMWRHHVPALVLYGLICARAWTRLGHADTTYDQMAEFAPDVAGLDQDDLAARGQLPSWLGDPQLHLSHRSKLLAKDPAFYGARFRGTPTDLDYHWPGPDPAPPPAPVRTGDTLWVVPAESSARLGTCLEQGMIALGTESGMTGDATGHEIEDLQAALGLTRRRTKPLVALARFVNEIRTGDRVAVFVEHRARLLVGTVTGDYRWARTAEHGLHHQRPVAFDGVLVRSDVDPPASLQDVRPLFRVRLRTPTG